In Centroberyx gerrardi isolate f3 chromosome 7, fCenGer3.hap1.cur.20231027, whole genome shotgun sequence, the sequence CAGTGGCTTAGGAGGGGCAGATAGAGAATCTGACTGGAAAGCAactgtaaaaatgttgttttttttttacttaatttaCCTAAGAACATTTACTGAGCATGTATGCTCCTTTTCACCACGACTGTTTCAAACTCAAGTTACAGACAGTCATGCCTGGGAGCCGCtgagtacaaccacagtcttctactgttagTCATTGAGAAAATCCACTGGAACAGTCGGGGGAACCTCAATGTTAGTTGAGTGAAGGATTAATCTTTCCCTTTCCCCACCCAGCTTCTCAGCTGATCCAGGGATTCTAAAGGTGgcagtataatatagtatagtataatttCTGTAAAATTCAGGAATATTCTACGGGAATGCTGGCTTAAGGCAAGGATTTCTGTCTAAACACAGTGGGCTGTGAGCCAAGGCTACAGTTTAGTGCAGATGTAGACACCTTGACTAATTGCCCATTGTCTTTGTCGCAGTGTTTTTGGCACATGCCAGTCACGCATATGCAGCTTGAAGATCTCTAAGTAGAGACATCTAGGCTATATTTATACGTTTTTGGAGACTTGGGAAGGGCAAGAAAACATGAGATGGCAATCTGATGGTGTGATAAAGCAGCGAAAAATAGCGCTGGAGGCAGGTTTAAGTGAGACTACTTCAGCTGGCATGCAGCTGCTAGAGCAGAACTGATAGCAGTTCAGGCCAGTTGTGTAGATgatatctgtctttttttttttatgagctGTCACGACATGTTGATGTTAGAGGTATGCTTCACTTGTTTGCAAATATTCCCTGGTGGTATTTCTGGATAAATCTTGTCCTGAACGAAGGTGATTGAATAAAGCATTGCATTATGTTCACTGTGTGACTGCAAAGCTAGGGATTCAGTGTGGCTGCTCAGGCTCATATGTTTTCCTAATTGACCCGGCCAGGGAACTCATCACTCATCGCTGGAATAAAAATAAGAGAGGAAGTGGGGGGATTGTGTGTTTATACCACATATCTTCTTATGTGTATCATTATTCATAATACAAAGTTACCACAGACTTTGAAGCCCTGTATGCCACTTCCCTCAGAGAACTAAAACTCTATTATTTATCCAGACACACAGCCTTTGTTCATGTCTTCAGATGTCTTAATGTGTCTTATCATGATGGTTTGGTATGTTAACCAAAGCTTTACAGGGATACTGAATTTTAGCCCTGAATTTTATTCCTCACCAAGCACTTAACACAGCTTGGGGTGCACTTCATTTTACCAATAAAAAGACTTGTCAGCATTGTCAGCATTCCTCACTGAAACTAATGGATACTGTTAGTCGAAAGTGTATAACCCTTTATATGTTCTTTACAGTAAACACTGTTTTCCCGACGGTACCTGCTGTTGGCAGGGTGCGCCTGCGCACTCTGTCTGTTCCGAGGAGAGGCCAACATGGTGTGTCTAGCATGGTTGCTAGTGACGAAATAAAGTTGTCAAAGTGATAATAAACGTTGTGTTTATTGCAAGTAACAGAAAGTTAATTGCTTGCTTGTCGCTACGGTAACCATTTGCTTCAATGAGGCATGCTACCAATCCTAAAGAGACAATTTTTGGGGTGATCTAGAAAAAATTGCCCAGCAACATGACAAGTGCcaagtgaagaaaaataaaagacaatgcCTGCTGTGCCAATCCCCCATACAGGTAGAAGAGCTGAAGTCCAGActgatggaggcagagagacaaaccaCCAGTGCTCCAGCCAGTGCTGTGTCAGTCAAAAGGAACAGTTTGGTCTCCAACAGTATAAACAGTTCCCCGCCTCTGGTACCAAAGAAACCGCTGCACCGTATTGAAATTCAGAAAGCTGGGAATACTGGAACTCAGGTGAGAAACGAGCTTCCCTCCCTGTAGACTTGACACCCTCTAACACAGTAGATCTCTTTCTTGCCAATTCATAGATCCAAGAATCCGACAGCACTCCTCAGTTCCTGCTTCTGGTGTCGTAGCGTGGCATTAAATCTACACTGTTCCTCATCCTGCAGTAGTGAAACTGTCTCTTCTGCGTCTGACTAAACCACACtgctttttttctatttgtccCTCGAAGACATGGACATGTTTCTAATGGgtgtggtgttttgttttcttctaatgttgtttatgttgttgtttgcaTCAGGCGCTGATGGACATCCTGcagcaggaccgcagggaggccGCTGAACAGAGGCAGGAGCTTTGTGATACCATCACCAGACTACAGGGGGAGCTAGAgagcacagaggagcagagggacaAGGTGAACTTGACGTGATTTTTACTACCCATCtttaagtcacaatgaaacagcattttgagagcatcttgcttctgtaatttgacttatttcctgttgaaacaggatattggggcaggacataacgcagggaggaatcattcaaaagtgtaaaccaatggaatgTCAGTTAGGCAGAGAAAGGCAGTTGTATTTGATGGGAAGGGCGGAGAGTCAGGACTATTTAAAAATaagtgatggttttattggctagaatttttatgtacgcctcctggtacacgatgaggTCATCAGTAAAGATAAATccttttccaggaagtaaaagtaaagggattttgatgtaaaaaaatccaagagaataaaaatgttggtgtatattatgacatggaaaattagcaacaagatgaaaaagtcatttttcatttcattgtgactttaaacattaaacattgtATTTCCAACTTTAATCAAGAGTTGAGAGGTTTGACTTATTGCTATGCAAAGCCCATGTTTCAATTTCATAACTGTTTATTGTTCTACTGTAAACTTGACTTTATTGCCTTTGGATAGAGACTGTAAGTGTGAACTGTGTTGTGCAGCTGGAGTCGCAGTGCGAGCAGCTGCAGCTGAAGGTGAGGACGCTCCAGCTGGACTGGGAGACGGAGCAGAAGAGGAGCGTGTCCTACTTCAACCAGATCATGGaactggagaaggagagggaccaggtcagtgtgtgttggggctggaattttaaataaaattttggTGTCGGGTATGGAAGCTGGTTGGAAATATTCTGTGAACACTGGAAGTAACTAATCGAAATTTAAGAACTAAAGACAAAACTTGCTCCTAAACAGCAGCTAGTAAGAAAGAAAGCCAAAGATAGTCCAAAGATAGCCTTTATTCACGTGCCATCGGATATAtcggaaaaacaaatttcctacttggaaattcaCATGAACACCATTCAAAGTTGGAAAGTCTGAGAACATTTTACTACCAAAGTTTCTGAGTTATGATGCAATTATAACCATTAATATTCccaacatggtggaaaaatcaagttttgtgtCAATCAGCGATAAGAAAACACTTGCACCGTTATTACATGTTTGTAGCCAGACTAACCATCAAAACTAACATTACTAAGTTAAATTTGTTAAATTAGCggacgtccatgtttgtttattgttggtCTCCCGGGTTTAAGTTTCCAAAATTAACACTGAATGCAATGCAGTTTTTGGAGTCCTTGATGTCGAACCCTCCCAccagcatgtaaacacacaatcTTCACCATCTCCAGCCCCACCAGCCACAAAGAAGACGACATTTAGGTCTGAAGAGTGCGCAGTCTACCGACAAGTTTTCTGTGATATCTGGGTATTGAAGCCTCAAACGTCTTACACATTTTTGACACCGTGCCACCTTATCTGTCTCTCCCTAcctttctcctgtctcctccaggcTCTGCGCAGCCGGGACAGCCTGCAGCTGGAGTACACCGACTGTCTGCTGGATAAGAACCGCCTGCGCAAACGCATCGCCGAGCTGCAGGCCAacctggagcagcagcagagggagctggagagagagagggagagggagagggagaggagccgGGAGCAGAGGGAGCAGAGCAGCCCCTGTCTGCACTGTGTGAGTTAGTTAGTCTTGTATCCCCTGCTATACTCCTTTTTCCCGCGTTATCTAGTCATTTTCCTCTCCCGCACCGTTTAATGCGTCTGTTCTTCCCTGCCCCAGTCCCACCTGTCTCTGTGCAGTGAGGACCAGTGTTACGGCCCCTGCTGTTCCCTCGGCCTGGGCCTGAGCCCCCAGATGAATGGCACTCACCTGCTGCTGCGAAAGGTCAGGGCTCCCTGCTATCTCCATGGTTACAATAATTATTATTCACAGTCAAAATCATCACAGTCATGATTAAAAGCAGCATTAGTGGTCTCCATTGTTGGAATGTCGTGTCGTAACATGTAATTCTGTTCTGTTGGAGTATGTCATCATGTATCTAGGATCCTAAATGTGAATTGCTGGTATTCCTAGTTCTGCCAGCTACTATTTAACCCTTCCCTTGCATATTGGAAGGGATATTTACACTGGATTCAACTGTATCAGGGACTGCAAATGCCCTAAATAACATGTTATTTCATGCTATCATTGTAAAGAGCGATGCATGGAAGGTAACTTTTGGACTGCAGGAGTAAACTTCTTCTTTCTGCTAGTCTGGGATCTTATTATTGTTTTGCATAGAGTTTGGGATGTTGCCACAGTTGCTTATGTAACTATAAGCATGTTAGTGCCTGTGCTACACGATACCTCTCACTAACTGTGTGTTCATGTCGCTGCTTGCCTCCTCTGTGCcacagacgccctctagaggccaagCCAATGAGAACTCTGAGGGTAAGTTGTGTACGCAGACAGCTGGAGGATCGTTCTCAAGTTTGCGCAAGAGGATAAACGTAGTTATGTAAATATACTTCATTTGCTTAATATTCTTCATTCTTTCACAGATTCCCGTTCCAACTCGGAGGAGAATCTCCTGTCATCAGTGAGtctcaagaaagaaagaaagaaagagtgaaaatcTTCAGTTTGCCACCGAACCCAGATGTGAACATACTAGTCGAATGATATATAGCCTGTAGGTGATAGGAATGGACGTTTGTTTCTTTCGCTCTGAGTGTTGTTTTGGCTCTCTACCTTCAGGCAGAGGACAATGAAAAGGAAATAAACAGGCTCTCCACATTCCCCTTTCCTCCTTGTATGAACTCCATCAACCGCCGATTCAACACTGAGTGAGTTTAGCAGCACAGCTTTACCCTGTTCACAACACATTGATTTTCAACCTGTTCCCAAACTCATTTCTTCACCTTTTTCCAGTCAATAAACACATCcttatttttctcctttttcaggTTTGACTTGGACTCCTGGGGCAGTGATGAGAATGATAATATTACAGGTATATTTGATTCTGTCGTATCTTGCATGATCATCCTTCACAGTCTTGTATGATACAAAATGAGAAAGGCGTTGCACCAAGTCAGGACAGTTCAGTTTCATGGAAGTTATCAATGATGgaaaagtatactaaattgacttgcaaatactttcctgtgattgtcttaACTTGTTGGCAATCACTATGATCTTATGTGTCAAACACCACCCATTCGGCATCTaaatagacaaaaacaaaccataaaatgcATTTGCATATTGTTTTCCAGGTGAACAGAGTGAACCCTCCCTGTGGGATTCCTGGAGCTCCCTGCACTCTCACCTCTTCCCCCCCGACCTGGTCAACCTGCCTCCAGTCCCTCCACACAAGCCCAGCCCCAGCGCTCTTGGGTACGGCTCCACTGTTTTACAGCCTCACAATGACTGCCATTAAaaatcagaggtgtgaccaagtcaactttgctcgagtctcaagtcttgaggctcgtcaagtcccaagtctaaatgtagattacgaagtctgtagaacaccaagtcaagtttgaacaaatcaagagtccagcatCAAtctaatatcttaaagaaaactaaatatctaggacttttcaatgcaatatggttttaataggataaaaacttcatcatgagcatcatgagtttgatttctataatcagtttcaacttcaataaattcaatcattccatacaaattcagaaaacagaatttaaattcagtcgtctggtggaacaaatctcatcactttcaatctaagtcatttacacaaacacaagatcttttgtcaagactttagaaaccttttcaagtcatcaaagtccaAGTCaaactcaagtcccaagtcaccagaacccaagtcaagtctcaagtcttctcttcatgcatcgagtcaagtctcaagcaattaaaactgtgactcgagtctgacccACCTCTGTCAAAATGTATTGGATAAGAGCAATGACGTTATTATGTATAAGCTTTCTGCTTAATACTGAAATGTGACTTGTACACTGCTCACTGCCACaccttcacctccctccctctgccgtCTCTCAGGATGGcccccctctccccatctccaAGTCCCCCCACCTCACCGAAGCGCGGGAGAGCCAGCCTGGCCGATGACGTGACAATAGTCGGGGGAAACCGCACGGGGATCTTCGTCAGCCACGTTAGAGCGGGTTCCCCGGCCGAGCAGTGTGGACTGAAGGAGGGCAGCGAGCtactggaggtgtgtgtgtgtgtgtgtccgtgtgtgtgtgtgtgcatgcatgtttcagtttgtgcatttgtgtgggTTTTTTGGGCCAAATGCACATTAAagttttgtgtctttgtgtgtgtttctctcggCTCTGCCCAGCTGGAGCGGGTTCTGTTCGGCGGCGGCAGTGTGCTGCTGGGCCAGTGCACAGGAGAGGTCGCCCATTTCTCTCTGCAGTGGTGGAGCGAGCCCTCGTCACTCAAACACCAGAGCAACACAGAGGGTGAGCCCCCTCTTATTTCTCTATCAgattacattttagatttgTATGTCAGATTTGACCAGGTAAGATTTTCATATATAAGAGATTCTAAAAACGGATGTGGGAATAAAACAGTAAGACTTAACACAAAACACGcagaattaaaacagaaacaaacacgtagaaacatcagaaaaaagatgaaaaatactATGGACATAGCGACTGTAGAACAAAATAGATTAACTAGCCACAATGGAAATCACAGCCTGgttatgaacaaaaaaaaaaaaggtagagaaAGTCTGACCCATATATGCAAATACAGGTATAATCATGTatgcatataaatatataaacatacatataGTTACATAAAAGAacagtaaataatgaaatatattataagctctttataaataaaggccaataaaaaagacacagaaaaagtGGAAAACAAGAAAAGGAGAATACAAAAAAGAAGTAAGACAACTCATCAAAGCTCAGAATCCCATTCCTTTGCAACCGATTTTCTCCCATTTACTACTGAAAGCAGAGCCTCTACCTTTCCCCCTCATAATCATCCTTGCCAACAAATAGTGATGCttgaggaaggaaagaaatgaAGCCAATGGTAACTGTTTATTTGGAGTATTAAATATATAATGTTTATAAAGTAAAGACTAAGCTCTCCCTTTCTGCAGCCTACTCCAAGCTGTCCTCCCAGCTCTCATTGCCGACTTTCCTGGGCGCCGACTCCTTCTACGTGCGTGTCAACCTGGACATGGACCCCCACGGCGACCCGCCCTGTCTGGGCGTGTGCTGTGACGACATCATACACGTGACGGACACGCGTTACAACGGGAAGTACCAGTGGCGCTGCTCCCTGGTGGACCCGCGCACAGCCAAGCCCCTGCAGGCAGGAGCCATGCCCAACTACAACAGGTATTAGACCCCAGTTTGGCTTAAGACCCTATTCAAATTCTGTCCAGTGAGGATGGTTTTTGTAGTAGCCCGGAATGGAAAACACTAGCCACAGGTGAGAGGGCTGGTAAAATTTCCATCCGTGTTTCCATTCATGACTTTTATGTGCTTGTTTTTGGATCATAAAGTATGTTGAATGTGAATGTGCAGTGCCTGTTTTTACACGATATAATATTTGGAATGTGAATGAACCTGGATCCCACCATTTTCCGTCGTAGGGCCCAGCAGTTGTTACTAGTGAGGCTACGAACGATGGCGCTAAAGCAGAAGGACTTAAAGAAGAAGGTGGTAAGTCTACtcatattactattattacagACCTGTCACCCAAAGTCAACCGAACTATTAGCTGTTCATTTTTCTCCCTTCCTACATGTAGTTATCGAAGAAAACGTCCGGGCGTGTGCGATTGGTCAAGGCAGTGGCCCCCAGTTGTCGTGGGATTGGTTCCACACCACAGGTCCTTTACACTCTCAGCCACCGTAAGCTCCGCCCACAATGTTCCCAGACTGCAACGCCAGAACTGTGTGATAACCATTGTTTTGTGAATGAAGGTATTAGTGTGTTC encodes:
- the LOC139913844 gene encoding caspase recruitment domain-containing protein 10, whose translation is MSGITAWVEEYDAAQEEVRCPSPWSEERCEELWDRVEGVRHKLTRILNPAKLTPYLRQCKVIDEQDEDEVLNSTQYPLRISKAGRLLDILRGQGQRGLQAFMESLEFYHPEQYTQLTGKQATQRCSLILDEEGPEGLTQFLLLEVRKLREQLRNTRMCERRLSQRCRVAEEERSRAERKAQELRHDRLQLERLRQDWESGSRELGKLKDRHLEQAVKYSRALEDQGKASARERELLRQVEELKSRLMEAERQTTSAPASAVSVKRNSLVSNSINSSPPLVPKKPLHRIEIQKAGNTGTQALMDILQQDRREAAEQRQELCDTITRLQGELESTEEQRDKLESQCEQLQLKVRTLQLDWETEQKRSVSYFNQIMELEKERDQALRSRDSLQLEYTDCLLDKNRLRKRIAELQANLEQQQRELERERERERERSREQREQSSPCLHCSHLSLCSEDQCYGPCCSLGLGLSPQMNGTHLLLRKTPSRGQANENSEDSRSNSEENLLSSAEDNEKEINRLSTFPFPPCMNSINRRFNTEFDLDSWGSDENDNITGEQSEPSLWDSWSSLHSHLFPPDLVNLPPVPPHKPSPSALGMAPLSPSPSPPTSPKRGRASLADDVTIVGGNRTGIFVSHVRAGSPAEQCGLKEGSELLELERVLFGGGSVLLGQCTGEVAHFSLQWWSEPSSLKHQSNTEAYSKLSSQLSLPTFLGADSFYVRVNLDMDPHGDPPCLGVCCDDIIHVTDTRYNGKYQWRCSLVDPRTAKPLQAGAMPNYNRAQQLLLVRLRTMALKQKDLKKKVLSKKTSGRVRLVKAVAPSCRGIGSTPQVLYTLSHRHEEHLIPYSLVQPVQVQTKRPVIFSPSLLSRGLIERLLQPAESGLDFNTCASEPIQASERRDKRVFLLDSSTPEQAVGIRLQSIQDVISQDKHCLLELGLPSVEGLLRQGVYPIVIHIRPKNKKHKKLRKLFPRRGEEGVMEEVCQAEELQLETLPLLYHTLEPSTWSCTDELLAAIRNAIHSQQRAAAWVELDRLQ